Proteins co-encoded in one Streptomyces sp. JH34 genomic window:
- a CDS encoding helix-turn-helix domain-containing protein translates to MAETLKKGSRVTGAARDKLAADLKKKYDSGASIRALAEETGRSYGFVHRMLSESGVTLRGRGGATRGKKAASA, encoded by the coding sequence GTGGCCGAGACTCTGAAGAAGGGCAGCCGGGTGACCGGCGCCGCGCGCGACAAGCTCGCGGCAGACCTGAAGAAGAAGTACGACTCCGGTGCGAGCATCCGGGCGCTGGCCGAGGAAACCGGCCGCTCCTACGGGTTCGTCCACCGGATGCTCAGCGAGTCCGGAGTCACGCTGCGGGGACGCGGCGGAGCGACTCGAGGCAAGAAGGCCGCTTCGGCCTGA